A part of Puntigrus tetrazona isolate hp1 chromosome 21, ASM1883169v1, whole genome shotgun sequence genomic DNA contains:
- the tenm2b gene encoding teneurin-2 isoform X3: protein MHHPGIHRAKALHHDPGASSHHSQTSLRPPLPPPHNHHQSSANSLNRSNQASRRNPQSHAPTAAPPDGPSTPESVQLQDSWALNSSVPLETRHFLFKTPSGSTPLFSSSSPGYPLTGGTVYSPPPRLLPRNTFSRSSFKLKKPSKYCSWKCAAVSAIAAAVLLAILLSYVIALNLLGLNWRLKPTEGHLVNTGLSMSIPGIGDVATVPSGGRGPWVLKNSSINSGELELGQRVSQDVPPGVFWRSLLHLRQPHFLKFNISLGKDALFGVYMRKGLPPSHAQYDYMERLDGKEKWSVIESPRERRSIQTVVQNEAIFVQYLDPGIWHLAFYNDGKEKEPVSFSTVALDSVEECPQNCHGNGECMSGACHCFPGFHGTDCSKVACPVLCSGNGQYSKGVCMCYSGWKGLECDVPQGQCVDPSCGGHGTCTQGSCTCEAGYRGESCEEVDCLDPTCSGHGSCVSGQCHCKPGWSGLLCDVSRAQCPDQCNGHGAYSPDTGLCSCDPNWMGPDCSTEVCSADCGSHGVCVGGVCHCEEGWTGTSCDQRLCNPQCVKHGTCRDGKCQCEQGWNGEHCTIDGCPGLCNGNGQCIMGQNSWHCECHTGWRGPGCSVAMETSCNDNKDNEGDGLVDCMDPDCCTQSSCVTNPLCRGSRDPLQVIQQSQSEVQKVPSFYDRIKMLVGKDSTHIIPGINPFNASLASLIRGQVLTSDGTPLVGVNVTFVKYPHYGHTMTRQDGAFDLVANGGGSLTLRFERAPFLSQERTVWLPWNRFYAMDTVVLQTEEKTTARCDLSGFVKPDPVVLPSPLSSFFSSNPSERHILPESQVLHEQVEIPGTSLKLCYLSSRTSGYLSMLKVIMTPALVPLSLAKVHLMVAVEGHLLQKWFHASPNLAYTYIWDKTDAYRQRVHGLTEALVSVGYEYETCPSQVLWEKRTAVLQGYELNPSNLGGWSLDKHHMLNVRSGILHKGSGENIFLSQQQPPIINSIMGNGRRRSISCPSCSGMAEGNKLLAPMAVACDGEGNLYVGDLNFVRRVYPSLNTTAVLELRNKDLRHSNSPSHKYYLAVDPVSGSLFLSDTNSRQIYRVRSLNGARPLLDNSQVVAGTGEQCVPFDEARCGDGGKAVEATLMSPRGIALDKNGLMYFVDATMIRKVDQNGIISTLIKTNDLTAVRPLSCDSSMDVSQVRLEWPTDLAINPMDNSLYVLENNIILRISENHQVSIIAGRPMHCQVPGIDYSLSKLAIHSALESATAIAISHTGVLYIAETDEKRINRIRQVSTSGEISLLAGAASECDCKNDVNCNCFSGDEGYAADASLNCPASLAVSPDGTLYIADLNNIRVRSVRSNRPNATASGQYEVGSSLEQELYVFGPDGLHRQTVSLITGLALCNFTYGLDGELAAVTDASNNTLRVRREASGSIRLVLLPENQVVTLGMDPAGSLRSVSALSQEVAQLSYYTNTELLASKSDETGWTNFYNYDSEGHLTNVTYPTGVVTSLHREMEETINIDMESSNRDDDVTVITNLSSVEASYTVVQDQVRNSYQLYHNGTLRVSYANGMGISFHTEPHIIAGSVSPTIGRRNITLPTDSGLNSIEWRMRKELTKGKVTVFGRKLRVHSRNLLSIDYDRNTRTEKIYDDHRKFTLRIIYDVQGRPATWLPSSSLALVNVSYSPTGRLVGLQRGSMSEKSEFDTFGRILSRTFVDGKVWSFSYMDKSMVLLLQQSQKQYVFDFDTAGRLTAVTMPSMARHTMATHVSVGYIRNTYNPPESNATIIHDFSEDGRPRATFYLGTGRRVLYKYGKLGKLSEVLYDATAVTFGYDETTGVLKMVNLQSGGFSCTIRYRKLGPLVDKQMYRFSEEGMVNARFDYTYHDNSFRVASIKPVIGETPLPVDLYRYDEISGKVEHFGKFGIIYYDINQIITTAVMTLSKHFDAHGRIKEVQYEIFRSLMYWMTVQYDSMGRVIKRELKIGPYANTTQYRYEYDGDGQLVGVKVDDWSTWRYSYDLNGNLHLLNPGNSARLLPLRYDLRDRITRLGDMQYQLDEDGVLAQRGSDIFEYNSKGLLERAYSRTAGGWSVRYRYDGLGRRVSRRTNEGEHQQYFYADLNYPTRVTHVYNHSRAEITSFYYDLQGHLFAMEVSGGEEYYIASDNVGTPLAIFSSNGQMVKQMQYTAYGEIYHDSNPDFQLILGFHGGLYDPLTKLVHFAQRDYDVLAGRWIAPDHTLWPKIGKEPAPFNLYMFKNNNPLSDMIDVKNYVTDVKSWLVMFGFQLSNIIPGFPRHSLYFVDPPYEIVASQDSDSIQLFTGVQHSVDRHNQAFMVLEGRRLNKQRRTKRDKPGYWFGTSTPIIGKGMMIAIKDGHILTDLSSSASEDSRKISQILNNAIYLDGTHYTIDGRDCHFFVKLGLADSDLLALGLSSGHKTLESGINVTVSGRSRRGVTLEIHSAKLTYSIRYGLSTEVLEKERSRLLEQAHQRALSGAWAREQQQAREGREGGRVWAENEKQQLLAMGKVAGYEGYYVLPVEQYPELADSSANIQFLKQNEMGRR from the exons GGCCGTGGGTGTTGAAGAACAGCAGTATAAACAGCGGGGAGCTGGAGCTGGGTCAGCGTGTCAGTCAGGATGTTCCTCCAGGCGTCTTCTGGAGGTCTCTGCTTCACCTGCGCCAGCCACACTTTCTCAAGTTCAACATCTCCCTGGGCAAGGACGCGCTGTTTGGGGTCTATATGCGGAAAGGCCTGCCTCCTTCACATGCTCAG TATGACTATATGGAAAGGCTTGATGGAAAAGAGAAGTGGAGCGTTATCGAGTCTCCCCGCGAGCGCCGCAGTATTCAGACCGTTGTCCAGAACGAGGCGATCTTTGTGCAGTATCTGGACCCCGGCATCTGGCACCTGGCGTTTTACAACGACGGCAAAGAGAAAGAGCCCGTCTCATTCAGCACTGTGGCCCTAG ATTCGGTGGAAGAGTGTCCCCAGAATTGCCATGGCAACGGAGAGTGCATGTCAGGAGCATGTCATTGCTTCCCAGGATTCCACGGCACGGACTGTTCCAAAG TGGCGTGTCCCGTGCTGTGCAGCGGGAACGGACAGTACAGCAAGGGTGTGTGCATGTGCTACAGCGGCTGGAAGGGACTGGAGTGCGACGTGCCGCAGGGTCAGTGTGTCGACCCCAGCTGTGGCGGTCACGGGACCTGCACCCAGGGCAGCTGCACCTGTGAAGCGGGTTACCGTGGAGAGTCCTGCGAGGAAG tgGATTGTCTTGACCCCACGTGTTCAGGACATGGCAGCTGCGTGTCCGGTCAGTGCCACTGTAAGCCAGGTTGGTCCGGGCTTCTATGTGACGTGTCCAGAGCCCAATGCCCAGATCAGTGCAACGGACACGGAGCCTACAGCCCTGACACGGGCCTCTGCAGCTGTGACCCCAACTGGATGGGCCCCGACTGCTCCACGG agGTGTGTTCAGCAGATTGTGGGAGCCATGGAGTGTGTGTCGGGGGTGTTTGCCACTGTGAGGAGGGCTGGACAGGCACAAGCTGTGACCAGAGACTGTGTAACCCACAGTGTGTGAAACATGGGACCTGCAGGGATGGCAAGTGCCAGTGTGAACAGGGCTGGAACGGAGAGCACTGCACCAtcg ATGGCTGTCCAGGTCTGTGCAATGGGAATGGGCAATGCATTATGGGTCAGAACAGCTGGCACTGTGAGTGCCACACTGGCTGGAGAGGGCCAGGCTGTAGTGTTGCCATGGAGACCTCCTGCAATGACAACAAGGACAATGAAGGAG ATGGTCTGGTTGACTGCATGGATCCAGACTGCTGCACGCAGAGCTCTTGTGTGACCAATCCTCTGTGCCGTGGATCACGTGACCCACTTCAGGTTATCCAGCAGAGCCAATCAGAGGTCCAAAAAGTCCCTTCCTTTTATGACAGAATCAAGATGCTTGTGGGTAAAGATAGCACTCACATCATCCCAGGAATCAACCCATTTAATGCCAG CCTGGCATCTCTAATTCGAGGTCAGGTTTTGACCTCAGACGGCACTCCTTTGGTGGGTGTCAACGTGACCTTTGTAAAATACCCTCACTATGGTCACACCATGACCCGCCAGGATGGCGC TTTTGACCTGGTGGCCAATGGCGGAGGTTCTCTGACTTTACGGTTTGAACGAGCTCCATTTCTGAGTCAGGAAAGAACGGTGTGGCTGCCCTGGAATCGCTTCTATGCCATGGACACTGTGGTGCTACAAACAGAAGAGAAAACTACAGCCAGATGTGACCTGAGTGGTTTTGTCAAGCCTGATCCTGTGGTTCTTCCCTCCCCACTGTCCTCCTTCTTCAGCTCTAACCCTTCAGAGAGACACATCCTCCCTGAGAGCCAG GTGCTTCACGAGCAGGTGGAGATTCCCGGCACCAGTCTTAAACTTTGCTACTTGAGCTCCAGGACCTCAGGCTACCTCTCAATGCTCAAGGTGATCATGACCCCGGCTCTAGTGCCTCTCAGCCTGGCTAAAGTGCACCTGATGGTGGCCGTGGAGGGTCATCTCCTTCAGAAGTGGTTCCATGCATCTCCTAACCTGGCTTACACTTATATCTGGGACAAGACTGATGCCTACAGGCAGAGGGTCCATGGCCTGACCGAGGCTTTGG TATCTGTGGGGTACGAGTATGAGACATGTCCCAGTCAGGTCCTGTGGGAGAAAAGGACAGCTGTGCTGCAGGGATACGAGCTCAACCCCTCAAACTTGGGCGGCTGGTCTTTAGACAAACACCACATGCTGAACGTCCGCAGCG GCATCCTTCATAAGGGCAGCGGTGAGAATATCTTCCTCTCCCAGCAGCAGCCGCCCATCATTAACAGTATTATGGGTAATGGCCGAAGACGCAGCATCTCATGTCCAAGCTGCAGCGGGATGGCTGAGGGCAACAAACTGCTGGCGCCGATGGCCGTAGCCTGTGACGGAGAGGGCAACCTGTATGTGGGTGACCTTAACTTTGTGCGAAGGGTCTATCCGTCCCTCAATACCACAGCTGTACTGGAGCTCAG aaataaagatttaaGACAcag CAACAGTCCAAGCCATAAGTACTACTTGGCAGTGGATCCGGTGTCGGGTTCTTTGTTCCTGTCAGACACCAACTCCCGGCAGATCTACCGCGTTCGTTCTCTGAATGGGGCACGACCGTTGCTGGATAACTCACAGGTAGTAGCGGGGACAGGAGAGCAGTGCGTCCCGTTCGATGAAGCTCGCTGCGGTGATGGAGGCAAAGCAGTGGAAGCCACACTAATGAGCCCAagag GTATTGCATTGGATAAGAACGGCCTGATGTATTTTGTGGATGCTACCATGATACGAAAAGTGGATCAGAATGGCATTATCTCCACTCTGATAAAGACCAATGACCTGACTGCAGTCAGACCCCTCAGCTGTGACTCCAGCATGGATGTCAGCCAG GTGCGTCTGGAGTGGCCTACAGACCTAGCCATCAACCCTATGGACAACTCTCTGTATGTGCTGGAGAATAACATCATCCTGCGTATCTCTGAGAACCACCAGGTCAGCATTATTGCAGGACGGCCCATGCACTGCCAGGTCCCTGGCATTGATTACTCGCTCAGCAAACTAGCCATCCATTCTGCCTTGGAGAGTGCCACAGCCATCGCCATCTCCCACACAGGTGTGCTCTATATTGCCGAAACGGATGAGAAACGCATCAACCGCATACGGCAAGTTAGCACCAGCGGCGAGATCTCCCTGCTGGCTGGTGCTGCCTCCGAATGCGACTGCAAGAATGACGTCAACTGCAACTGTTTCTCAGGAGATGAGGGCTACGCTGCGGACGCCAGCCTCAATTGTCCTGCTTCGCTGGCTGTGTCACCAGATGGTACCCTATACATCGCTGACCTGAACAATATCCGTGTACGTTCGGTCCGCAGCAACCGCCCTAACGCCACAGCAAGTGGACAGTATGAAGTGGGTTCATCTCTGGAGCAGGAGCTATATGTGTTTGGTCCCGACGGCCTTCATAGGCAGACGGTTAGCCTCATTACAGGCTTGGCCCTGTGTAACTTTACCTACGGGCTGGATGGAGAGTTGGCAGCAGTTACCGATGCCTCTAACAATACACTTCGGGTGAGAAGGGAGGCGTCTGGCTCTATCAGGCTTGTGCTTTTGCCAGAGAACCAGGTGGTCACACTGGGAATGGACCCAGCCGGCAGCCTACGTTCAGTGTCCGCCCTCAGCCAGGAAGTGGCACAGCTCAGTTATTACACTAACACAGAACTTTTAGCCTCCAAGTCAGATGAAACTGGATGGACAAACTTTTACAA CTATGACAGTGAGGGTCATCTAACCAACGTCACATATCCCACTGGTGTGGTGACCAGTCTGCATCGTGAGATGGAGGAGACCATCAATATTGACATGGAGAGCTCAAACAGAGATGATGATGTCACAGTCATCACTAATCTCTCATCCGTAGAGGCGTCCTACACTGTGGTTCAAG ACCAAGTGAGGAATAGCTATCAGCTGTACCACAACGGCACACTGCGAGTGTCCTATGCTAATGGAATGGGCATCAGCTTTCACACTGAACCGCACATCATTGCAGGATCGGTGAGCCCGACCATCGGGAGACGCAACATCACTCTACCCACTGACAGCGGCCTCAACTCTATCGAATGGCGCATGAGAAAAGAGCTGACCAAGGGCAAGGTCACAGTGTTTGGCAGGAAGTTGCGC GTCCACAGCAGAAACCTTCTGTCCATTGATTATGACCGCAACACCAGAACAGAGAAGATCTATGATGACCACCGCAAGTTCACTCTGCGCATCATCTATGACGTCCAAGGCCGACCGGCCACCTGGCTCCCCAGCAGCAGCTTAGCCCTGGTCAATGTGTCTTATTCACCCACCGGCCGGTTAGTGGGCTTGCAGAGGGGCAGTATGAGTGAGAAAAGCGAGTTTGACACATTTGGACGGATCCTGTCCCGAACCTTTGTTGATGGGAAAGTTTGGAGCTTCAGCTACATGGACAAa TCCATGGTGTTGCTGCTTCAGCAGAGTCAGAAACAGTACGTCTTTGATTTTGACACAGCGGGACGGCTCACGGCGGTCACTATGCCGAGCATGGCCAGACACACTATGGCCACCCACGTATCAGTTGGTTACATTCGCAACACCTACAACCCCCCAGAGAGCAATGCCACCATTATCCACGACTTCAGCGAAGATGGCCGACCACGCGCTACATTCTACCTCGGAACGGGCCGGCGTGTGCTCTACAAGTATGGGAAGCTTGGAAAGCTCTCAGAGGTGCTGTATGATGCCACTGCAGTCACCTTTGGCTATGATGAAACAACTGGAGTGCTTAAAATGGTCAACTTACAGAGTGGAGGCTTCTCTTGCACTATTCGCTACCGCAAACTCGGCCCCCTGGTGGACAAACAGATGTACCGCTTCTCAGAGGAAGGAATGGTCAATGCTCGTTTTGACTACACCTATCATGACAACAGCTTTAGGGTGGCAAGCATAAAGCCAGTAATAGGGGAAACCCCACTTCCTGTGGACCTGTACCGCTACGATGAGATTTCCGGTAAGGTGGAACACTTCGGCAAGTTTGGCATCATATATTACGACATCAACCAAATCATTACCACAGCAGTGATGACGCTGAGTAAACATTTCGACGCACATGGCCGCATCAAAGAAGTGCAGTATGAGATCTTTCGCTCATTGATGTATTGGATGACGGTGCAATATGACAGTATGGGCCGTGTAATTAAACGTGAACTAAAGATTGGTCCATATGCTAATACCACACAGTACCGCTACGAATATGATGGTGACGGCCAGCTTGTTGGTGTCAAGGTTGATGACTGGTCTACTTGGCGCTACAGCTATGACCTAAATGGAAATCTCCATTTGCTTAACCCCGGTAACAGCGCCCGTCTGCTGCCACTACGCTACGATCTTCGAGACCGAATCACGCGGCTTGGCGATATGCAGTATCAGCTGGATGAGGATGGTGTGCTTGCACAGAGGGGCTCAGATATCTTTGAATACAACTCTAAAGGTCTTCTCGAGCGAGCCTACAGCCGCACAGCAGGAGGTTGGAGCGTCCGCTACCGTTACGATGGTCTGGGTCGGCGTGTTTCCCGCAGAACTAATGAAGGCGAGCATCAGCAGTATTTCTATGCCGACTTGAACTACCCCACTCGGGTCACCCATGTTTACAACCACTCAAGAGCTGAAATCACCTCCTTCTACTATGACCTGCAGGGTCATCTGTTTGCAATGGAGGTCAGTGGTGGGGAGGAATACTACATCGCCTCTGACAATGTAGGCACTCCGCTAGCTATCTTCAGCAGCAATGGGCAGATGGTCAAACAGATGCAGTACACGGCGTACGGAGAGATCTACCATGATTCCAACCCGGATTTCCAGCTCATCTTGGGCTTTCATGGAGGGCTTTATGATCCTCTCACAAAGCTGGTGCACTTCGCCCAGAGAGACTATGACGTGCTGGCAGGGAGATGGATCGCACCTGACCATACATTGTGGCCGAAGATAGGCAAAGAGCCAGCTCCGTTCAACCTGTATATGTTCAAGAACAATAACCCACTCAGCGATATGATTGATGTGAAAAACTATGTTACAG ATGTGAAGAGTTGGCTGGTTATGTTTGGCTTCCAGCTAAGCAATATCATTCCAGGGTTTCCAAGACACTCActttattttgttgaccctCCTTACGAGATAGTTGCCAGTCAAGACTCTGACAGTATTCAG CTTTTCACAGGAGTCCAGCATTCAGTGGACAGACACAATCAGGCCTTTATGGTTCTTGAGGGGAGGCGGCTCAACAAACAGCGGCGCACCAAGCGCGACAAGCCCGGTTACTGGTTTGGCACCAGCACTCCCATCATAGGCAAAGGAATGATGATCGCTATCAAGGATGGTCACATATTAACAGACCTGTCCAGCTCAGCCAGCGAAGACAGTCGCAAAATATCACAGATTCTCAACAACGCCATCTATCTGGACGGCACGCATTACACCATCGATGGACGGGACTGCCACTTCTTCGTGAAGCTTGGACTGGCTGACAGCGACCTTTTGGCCCTGGGTCTCAGCAGCGGCCATAAAACGCTGGAGAGCGGGATCAACGTGACCGTCAGCGGGCGATCCCGTCGGGGCGTCACTTTGGAAATCCACTCCGCCAAACTCACATACAGCATCCGCTACGGGCTGTCAACAGAGGTTCTGGAAAAGGAGCGGAGCCGCCTGTTGGAACAAGCTCACCAGAGGGCGCTGTCTGGAGCCTGGGCCAGGGAGCAACAGCAAGCGCGCGAAGGCAGGGAAGGGGGACGCGTGTgggctgaaaatgaaaagcaacaACTGTTAGCCATGGGGAAGGTCGCAGGCTACGAGGGCTACTACGTGCTCCCAGTAGAGCAGTACCCTGAACTGGCAGACAGCAGCGCTAACATCCAGTTCCTCAAACAGAACGAGATGGGCAGGAGGTAA